The nucleotide sequence GTCTCACCCCAGCCCGACGAGCGCACGCTCTACTGCCGGTCGCACCACTCGTCGGCGGCGTTCTGCAGCCCCATCCAGACGTACACGGCGCGCGCCAACGGCCAGGTGTTCATGCCGAACCGCGGCCGCATCGGACGCCAGCCGGTCCAGGGCACCGCACGCCCGGAGGGACGGTTCTGCACCAGCGGATTCGCATCCGGGGTGAAGTGCGTGTTCCAGCCCGTGAGCCTTCCCCCGGGCGTCGAGACGAGGTGGAACCACGTGTCGGCGGGCGAGTCGGACGAGCACGACGCCATCACCGGCGGCGACTCAGGAGGACCGGTCGTGACCTACGGACACAAGCTGGTCGGCATCATCTCCGGTCAGACGGAGAACGGGCATTTCCTGCTCTACACGTCGATCGACCAGGTGCTCGCGGAGCTGCCGGCCTACGTGCTGGCGCCCGTGCGCTGATCCCATCCGGTGGCCGGCGGACGCCCGACGGCCACCGGACCCCTCGCCAGCGGGTGCTCGCCGTGTCACGTTCCGTCACGCGGGCCCGGATCGCAGCCCGGCTGCCTATCGTCGAGCGCACCACGGCGGGCCGGCCGACCCCGACCCGCACGACGAAGGAGCGCACCATGCCGCAGCACCCCAAGGGATCCGTCCTCGAGTTCGACCTCCGCGGGACGGGTTCCGGCGTCCTCCAGGAGGTGGCGATCGCGGGGAGCGAGCACGCCGTCCGCGCCGAGGGCCATCCCGCGTTCGGCGGCACGGACAGCGCGCCCAGCCCGCTCGACCTCGTGCTCTCCGCGTACGTCTCGTGCAACCAGGTGACGGCGACGATCGTCGCGCTCGGCCAGGGGATCACCCTCGGCGCCTTCGAGGGCCGCGTGCAGGCCGAGCTCGACAACTCCGTGCTCGTCTTCGGCGCCGAGGGCGACGGCACGTTCCAGCGCCTGACCCTCACGGTCGATCTCGAGACCGAGCTCGACGACGCCGCCTTCGACGCGTTCGTCGCCGAGGTCGCGCGCCGCTGCCCGCTCACGCAGCTCTTCGAGCGGGCCGGCGTGGAGATCACGAACGCCTGGACGAACCGGGCGCTCGCGCGGGTCTGATCACCCCACCGGAGACGCCCTGCACCGGAGGCGTCCGTCGCCGGACCGCGCTGCTCACCGGGCGGCGCGGTCCGCGGCGTCGGCCGTCCGACCTCCGCCCGCCTCCTCGATCTCGGCGACGAGCCGCCCGAGCAGCCGGATCAGCTCGGTGCGCTCCCGCGGCGACCACTCCCCCACGAGCTCGCCGAGGAGCGCGCGGGCGGTCGCGGAGTTGCGGTCGAGCACCCGCTCGGCGTCGGGCGTCGCGCGCACGAGGACGGCGCGCCGGTCGTCGGGATCGGGCTCGCGGATCACGAGACCCCGCTCCTCGAGGCGCCGCACGTGCGCGGTCATCGTCGACTTGTCGACGCCCTGCCAGTCGGCGAGCACGCGCATCCGGGTCGCGCCGCACTCGGCGAGGTGGGCGAGGAGCCACGTGTCGGTGGATGAGAACGCCCCGCCCTCGTCGGCGAGCATGCGCCGTCGCACGTCGGGCCGCGACGCCCAGCGGGTGATCGCGAGGACCGCGCGCTCCATCGCCGCGCCGACGGCATCACCGCCCTTGCCTGGGAGCTCGCTCACCGTTCGATCCCCGTCCCCTCCGTGCTCGCCGACCGTTGGTATCCTCAAACCATATCGTCCGGACCCGGACGGAACGCACGCCCCGCACGATCCGAGAGGAAGCACCCCATGTCCACCCCGAGCACCGACCCCCGCGCGCACGCCGTCCCGGCCACGCCCCGCGAGGTGATCGCGAGCTACACCGACTACGCCGACGCGCAGGCCGCCGTCGACACGCTGTCCGACAAGGAGTTCCCCGTCGCCTCGACGCAGATCGTCGGCCACGACGTCCGCACCGTCGAGACCGTGACGGGCCGGGTCACCAACGGCAGCGCCGCCGTGCGCGGAGCCGCGGGCGGCGCGTGGTTCGGCCTCATGCTGGGCCTGCTGTTCGGGATCTTCACGCCCGGCGTCGCGTGGCTCGGCGTGCTGCTCGTCGCGGTCGGCATCGGCGCGCTCTGGGGTGCGCTGTTCGGCTTCGTCGGCCACTACGCGACCCGCGGCAAGCGCGACTTCGCCTCCATCCAGACGCTGACGGCCGGCCGCTACGACGTGCTGGTCGACAGCGCGCGGGCAGCCGAGGCGTCGCGCATCCTGTTCGACACGACGGGCGCGCCGCGCGCCTGACCCGCCGCAGCATGACGATGCGGACGGACGGCTCAGCCGCCCGTCCGCGTCGTCATGTCCGGGGTGCGTCCTCGGGCGCCTCGAGAGTGAGCCACTCCTCGTCGATGCGGTAGCCGAGAGACGCGCCGGCCGCGATGATCGCCGCGTTCTCGCTCGATCCGCCGGTGCGGAACGACGTGACGACCGCCTCGAGGAGCGCCTGCACGGAGGCCGCCTTCACGGCCGTGCCGAGGCCGCGCCCGCGGTGGGCGGCGTCGACGACCGTCACGTCGGTCTCGGCGGCGCGGCTGGTGGGATCCAGGTCGACGAACGTCATCGCGAGGAGCGCGCCAGCGGCGTCGAACGCGCCGTAGCCGCGGCGGCCGGGTGCCGGGACGCGGGCGGAATCGGCCGTGAGTCCCGCGTGCCGGGTGGCCGGGCCGCCCGGGTAGTCGTCGAGCGTGGCGGCGTCGAGCGCGAGGATCGCACCGACGTCGGCCGGGCCCAGCTCGCGGAGCACCGCGGACCCGGCGACCCGGTCGACCAGCGTGCGCAGGCGGGCGGGATCCACGTCCGCCGCGTCGAGCTGCGCGCCCCACGACCGGGCGGTCACGATCCAGCCGGCGGCGAGCAGCTCCGCCACCCGCGGATCGTCGGATCGGGCGATGACGGGCTCGGCGCTCATTCCGCGAGCCTGGCACGGCGCGGCCGTCCGGGGAACGCGACCGATCGGCACCGTCGGCACCGGCGCCTGCTCGGTGGAGCCACGGGACGCTGCGCCTCCTCGGAGCAATCGGGCGCAGCGGCGAAGGGGAGGTGCCCCGATCGGGGGCGACACGGGCGGCCTGCTCGGTGGGAGGCTCAGGCCGTGCCCGACCAGGCTGCCCGCCCACCCGAAGGAGTCCCCGTGGATGACGACGTCCAGCTGATCAGCGATGGCGACGGCCTGGCCGTCATCGGCGAGCCGGCCGCGGTGGAGCGCTTCCTCGCGGCCAACGACTTGCCGAAGGGTCGGGACCTCGGGCTCGAGCGGTTGAAGCCCGTGGCCGGCATGGCGGCGGCCGCGATGCAGGCGGGATCGGTCGTCGCCGAGAACCACGGGCGATGGGTGAAGCTGTCGGAGAAGTCGACGGCGCTCCTCAAGCAGCACTCCGCCATGAAGGGGTCGCTGCCCGGCCTCGACCGCGGAGTGATCATGGACGGCAACAAGATCAAGGGCATCGTCGAATTCGCACGGGGTCCGGGCGCGTACCTGACCAACCCGGCGATCCTCTCCGGCGCCGCCGGGATCATGGCCCAGTACGCCATGCAGCAGACGATGGACGAGATCAGCGACTACCTCGCCGTCATCGACGAGAAAGTCGACGACATCCTCCGCGGGCAGAAGGACGCCGTGCTCGCCGACATGATCGGCGTCGAGATGGTGATCGACGAGGCGATGATGATCCGGGAGAAGGTCGGACGCGTCTCCGAGACGACGTGGTCCAAGGTGCAGGGCACGTCCATGACGCTCGGGCGCACGCAGGGCTATGCGCTCCGTCAGCTCGATTCCCTCGCCGAGAAGATGGAGAAGACGACGAAGGTCGACGACCTCGTACGGGTGACGAAGGACGCCGAGTCCACCGTGCGTGAGTGGCTCGCGGTGCTCGCCCGCTGCTTCCAGCTCCAGGAGGCCACCGGTGTCCTCGAGCTCGACCGCGTCCTCGACGCCGCACCCGATGAGCTCGACCAACACCGCCTCGCGCTGCGCACCGTGCGGCAGAACCGCCTCGCCGTGATCGGTCGCACGACCGACCGGCTCCTCGAGCGCATGGACGCCGCGGCCGGCACCGCGAACGCGAAGGTGCTGCTGAACCCCTTCGACTCGCGGGCCGTCGTGGGATCCAGCAACCGGGTCGCCACCGGCGTCGTGCAATTCAACGGCCTGCTGGGCGTGGCCGACGAGCGCGAGTCGCTGAAGGCGCGGCCCTGGCTGGTCGCGGTGGGCGACACCTGGGACTCGGCACGCGACCAGGGAGCGGAGGGAGTGGACGCCGCGCGTCGCTTCGGCGCCGCGGCGTTCGGTCGGGGTCGTGCGGCCGCCGACGGACTCCAGCTCAAGCTCGCGGAAGGCGCGCTCCGGCGCCGCAAGGGCAAGGGCGACGGTCCGGGCGAGCTCGAGACCGGCGACGACGCGCAGCCCTGAGCCTCGGATCAGCCCCCGAGCGCGATCCCGTCCCGCCGCACCGCCTCGACGAGAAGGAGCTCCACCGCGTCGACCGCGCGGAGCAGCTCGGCGGGCTCGGTGCCCATGCGCCCGACGACCGCATCGATCCCGCGGAGCCCCGCCCGCGTCAGCAGCTGCTTCTCGTTGGTGATCCACTCGCCGCGGTGGGCGAGGATCGCGTGCGCCGCGGAGCACGCCGCCTCCGAGAGGAGACCGGCGCACTGTGCGACCCGACCGTGGCGGGCGTGACCCTCGCGGGCGTAGTGCAGCGTGAGCTCGGCGCGCTGCCACCAGATCCCGGGCGCGGACGCGCGCAGGGCCGGCGGGTACGGGAACGCCGGCACCTCGCCGCGGAGGGGACGGTTCACGCCGACCTCGGCGAGGAGGATCGTGCTCGGCAGGCCCGCCTGGTGGAAGAGCAGCGTGTCGAGGGTGAAGCGGCCGGCGAGCGCCTCCTCGTGGACGGCCTCGATCGCGTCCAGGTCGCGGTAGTGCACGTCGACCGTGCGGCCGTCGACGCGGAGCGCGCCGCCGCCGTCGAAGATCCGGCCCCAGCCGCCGCGCGCGCTGAGGACGCCGGGCCAGCCGAGGGCGCGCAGGGCCTCGGGATCGAAGGATCCGCGGTAGAAGACGGCCACGTCCCAGTCGCTGTCGGGCCGGGCGACACCCTGGGCGCGGGATCCGCCGAGCGCGACGCCCCGCACGGCGGGCACCGCGGCGAGGGCATCGGCGACGTGCTCGAGGAACGCGTCGTCGTCGAGCCCGAGGATCGGACCCGCGTCGACGCCGCCCGTCATGCCCGCCCCGCCACGCTCCGCCAGGACTGGATCCCGCCGCGGAGGCTCACCGCGTCCCGGCCCGCCTCGCGCAGCGCCGCC is from Clavibacter sp. A6099 and encodes:
- a CDS encoding MarR family winged helix-turn-helix transcriptional regulator, with protein sequence MSELPGKGGDAVGAAMERAVLAITRWASRPDVRRRMLADEGGAFSSTDTWLLAHLAECGATRMRVLADWQGVDKSTMTAHVRRLEERGLVIREPDPDDRRAVLVRATPDAERVLDRNSATARALLGELVGEWSPRERTELIRLLGRLVAEIEEAGGGRTADAADRAAR
- a CDS encoding OsmC family protein, whose product is MPQHPKGSVLEFDLRGTGSGVLQEVAIAGSEHAVRAEGHPAFGGTDSAPSPLDLVLSAYVSCNQVTATIVALGQGITLGAFEGRVQAELDNSVLVFGAEGDGTFQRLTLTVDLETELDDAAFDAFVAEVARRCPLTQLFERAGVEITNAWTNRALARV
- a CDS encoding general stress protein, with translation MSTPSTDPRAHAVPATPREVIASYTDYADAQAAVDTLSDKEFPVASTQIVGHDVRTVETVTGRVTNGSAAVRGAAGGAWFGLMLGLLFGIFTPGVAWLGVLLVAVGIGALWGALFGFVGHYATRGKRDFASIQTLTAGRYDVLVDSARAAEASRILFDTTGAPRA
- a CDS encoding trypsin-like serine protease — translated: MHLVRYRRPRDPSGPRRRIRSRLLALVAAVAAVAALTTAGAAPASADDRYTLPVIAGSKINSSAGTCTVGAVLIPRAWYLTLTPYQKATRYIVTAAHCGPMYSSVHVGIAAIGTVDWISPHNSDIELIRVSPQPDERTLYCRSHHSSAAFCSPIQTYTARANGQVFMPNRGRIGRQPVQGTARPEGRFCTSGFASGVKCVFQPVSLPPGVETRWNHVSAGESDEHDAITGGDSGGPVVTYGHKLVGIISGQTENGHFLLYTSIDQVLAELPAYVLAPVR
- a CDS encoding nucleotidyltransferase domain-containing protein; protein product: MTGGVDAGPILGLDDDAFLEHVADALAAVPAVRGVALGGSRAQGVARPDSDWDVAVFYRGSFDPEALRALGWPGVLSARGGWGRIFDGGGALRVDGRTVDVHYRDLDAIEAVHEEALAGRFTLDTLLFHQAGLPSTILLAEVGVNRPLRGEVPAFPYPPALRASAPGIWWQRAELTLHYAREGHARHGRVAQCAGLLSEAACSAAHAILAHRGEWITNEKQLLTRAGLRGIDAVVGRMGTEPAELLRAVDAVELLLVEAVRRDGIALGG
- a CDS encoding acetyltransferase, with amino-acid sequence MSAEPVIARSDDPRVAELLAAGWIVTARSWGAQLDAADVDPARLRTLVDRVAGSAVLRELGPADVGAILALDAATLDDYPGGPATRHAGLTADSARVPAPGRRGYGAFDAAGALLAMTFVDLDPTSRAAETDVTVVDAAHRGRGLGTAVKAASVQALLEAVVTSFRTGGSSENAAIIAAGASLGYRIDEEWLTLEAPEDAPRT